The following proteins are encoded in a genomic region of Anguilla anguilla isolate fAngAng1 chromosome 15, fAngAng1.pri, whole genome shotgun sequence:
- the creg2 gene encoding protein CREG2 yields MELNFFLVVLAAVFRPSEGYAILNSVSWAVTNDVEGELEANSNEEAAPALLVDAGSIWKQAFPASVYDNDAEKRPEPLLETKDLKQALAAPRMFSYRMEGMKRTAGAPPPPEETARTARYLAHNSDWGFLATISTLDTIKGVPFGKIFSVSDGPSDNSTGVPYFYVSEMDNTVIDLRSNPFASLTFSDMQGISREKAPYLDDPRSARLTLTGQVMDVGREEAEFAKEAMFSRHPAMRKWPVEHRWFFMKLSLEQVWLQNWVGGVSQVPLHEYLKAAPL; encoded by the exons atggagTTGAACTTTTTCCTGGTGGTACTCGCCGCGGTTTTCCGCCCCAGTGAAGGCTACGCCATCCTAAACTCGGTCTCCTGGGCTGTCACGAACGATGTTGAGGGAGAACTGGAGGCTAACTCAAACGAAGAGGCGGCTCCGGCTCTCCTCGTAGACGCGGGCAGCATTTGGAAACAGGCTTTCCCGGCCTCCGTCTATGACAACGATGCGGAAAAACGCCCCGAGCCGCTGCTGGAGACCAAAGACCTTAAGCAAGCATTGGCGGCTCCCAGAATGTTTTCGTATCGGATGGAGGGGATGAAACGGACCGCAGGCGCTCCGCCCCCGCCCGAGGAAACGGCGAGAACGGCTCGATACCTGGCTCATAACAGCGATTGGGGCTTCCTCGCCACCATCTCCACATTGGACACG atTAAAGGTGTACCTTTCGGGAAAATCTTCTCCGTCAGCGACGGCCCCTCCGACAACAGCACAGGGGTGCCGTACTTCTACGTCAGTGAGATGGACAACACCGTGATTGACCTGAGGAGCAACCCTTTCGCCTCCCTCACTTTCTCCGACATGCAGGGAATCAGCAG GGAGAAGGCTCCTTACCTGGATGACCCCCGGAGTGCCAGGCTCACACTGACAGGGCAGGTGATGGACGTGGGAAGGGAGGAAGCGGAGTTTGCCAAAGAAGCCATGTTCTcaag ACACCCAGCGATGAGGAAGTGGCCGGTGGAACACAGGTGGTTCTTCATGAAGCTGAGCCTGGAGCAGGTGTGGCTGCAGAactgggtgggcggggtttcgcAGGTTCCCCTGCACGAGTACCTAAAAGCCGCGCCCCTCTGA
- the cracdla gene encoding CRACD-like protein: MTDAQAKVNSRRGVRVSTGKKKSKLQVLRSRLFGRMKRKETEGLMKQSQSASDVTAEAAREGEGDSEDEFLYSHSRLASRAMSHDSIFLADEAQAPVEPVRILSQESVHGKIKALQMKLQQQNLRLGPPPLLIPGKRAEDTGVSSEDDGLPHSPPEISLSLPEGLARGAPKFPDTHRHLSSLSLAGTGSEEEEQACSQPSSRPLSPGTKPPPPTAPAAAPPPGVDFDSPAQFTPCLDNSAARHRMSVKPRNQRVSVKGRRLPSQHVSRPRSESLNALDRALPETDEEEEGEVPRDPIRLRSYSTQVIRSGEGGALRDPLVGKVRLTGEGFGVGHTDTDLLEEHVTMNPLFLRPMPQGLEAPWVLDLETGATPPNSAELQKPSQTEHPSAGPPQGGSDPGQRDSLKDTPAPSTTPTPTPAGLLSVSESGLPKSPMRRVQGVAREPVWPPAQPKTQPFPTPTAAAAAAAQQSTAPWRSSLKRNTTEQTQWDCLRPEPSQSVTAPPAGSDDQPSSEGADHGKPQGPGSGSFRFSIASAWDRPRGGSLLGREERRGAKSSSDSPEVPAGKPEEAKPRLQPLNPGSGGKGEGGPPVKASFPSSRREEETVAAPEEPKPKDQPRNLGLFQERTNPNARGKEGTAPRGPAWGAGGGGGGSVPKQVAVETATRGAEEGKDSRETRSRGSEEESEGEKDERATFGVRLRSTSQSAKYRQREAPNPETKPPSLSVEGCPPSQSPDHQASLPGQSRVPPGSPFGQSRNTQGGPLGQSRDTQGSPFGQSRDTQGCLQGQSRSPQALTPTKRPDLLKQHNVAAQGSQSLRREGEDRGAVPGHPCLKPPLHRTRTSPNSDLPASPAHPPSTPSSSTKCDHGDRERPGESKRGDDVDMPTDPSLDSGPAPKPASAPPKEAEPVVSEPVASEPAWMTMAREKTRSLQQMFTSRLPREFAVTTPTATPTATPKPSPLPAPLTPVPPTPAPGPAPGPAPQPAPQHPPLAIASGRGDRAPQGRADRGAPTEKTKNEKNEKTPLAESAAPPSDKRQERTDRSFPVGGKQTEAKAAPAETHSTAAAAPHRAEAKMEGRLACRVHSSEAAPSSTPAPSREREDRQPVRPEVLSAAPAVSSGGQPSWMELAKRKSLAWSDKAMD, translated from the exons ATGACGGATGCCCAGGCCAAAGTCAACAGCAGAAGAGG CGTACGTGTGTCCACAGGGAAGAAGAAGTCCAAGCTGCAGGTCCTGAGGTCGCGGCTGTTTgggaggatgaagaggaaggagaCGGAAGGACTGATGAAGCAGAGCCAGTCCGCCAGTGATGTCACCGCTGAGGCggccagggagggagagggagactccgAAGACGAGTTTCT gtactcacacaGCCGGCTGGCATCTCGAGCGATGTCACATGACAGCATCTTCCTCGCCGATGAAGCACAGGCCCCCGTGGAGCCGGTCCGGATTCTGTCCCAGGAGAGCGTGCACGGAAAGATCAAAGCGCTGCAG atgaagctgcagcagcagaatctGCGTCTGGGCCCGCCCCCCCTTTTGATCCCCGGTAAGCGGGCGGAGGACACGGGGGTTAGCTCTGAGGATGACGGGCTGCCCCACAGTCCCCCCGaaatctccctctccctgcctgaGGGCCTGGCTCGGGGTGCCCCAAAG TTCCCTGACACTCACAGACACCTTAGCTCTCTGAGTTTAgcgggaacaggaagtgaagaagAGGAGCAG GCTTGCTCCCAGCCTTCGTCCCGCCCCCTGTCCCCCGGGACGAAGCCGCCTCCCCCCAccgcgcccgccgccgccccgccgcccgGCGTGGACTTCGACAGCCCCGCCCAGTTCACCCCCTGCCTGGACAACTCGGCTGCGCGCCATCGCATGTCCGTCAAACCCAGGAACCAGCGAGTCAGCGTCAAGGGGCGGAGACTGCCCTCG CAGCATGTCTCCCGGCCTCGCTCTGAGAGTCTGAACGCTCTGGACCGGGCCCTGCCGGAGacagatgaggaagaggagggtgaggtCCCCAGAGACCCGATCCGCTTGCGGTCCTACTCCACCCAGGTCATCcgctctggggaggggggggccctGCGGGACCCCCTGGTGGGGAAGGTGCGCCTCACTGGGGAGGGTTTTGGAGTaggacacacagacaccgaCCTGTTGGAGGAGCACGTCACCATGAACCCCCTCTTCCTCCGGCCCATGCCTCAGGGTCTGGAGGCCCCCTGGGTGCTAGATTTGGAGACCGGGGCCACCCCGCCAAATTCGGCCGAGTTGCAGAAACCCTCGCAGACTGAACACCCCAGCGCTGGCCCACCACAGGGGGGCAGTGACCCTGGACAGAGGGACTCTCTGAAAGACACACCGGCACCCTCcaccacgcccacgcccactcCTGCAGGCCTGCTGTCCGTCTCTGAGAGCGGCCTACCCAAATCTCCAATGAGGCGTGTCCAGGGCGTGGCCCGAGAGCCAGTGTGGCCTCCGGCCCAGCCCAAAACGCAGCCCTTCCCCACTcccaccgccgccgctgctgctgctgctcagcagTCCACAGCACCATGGAGGTCATCTCTGAAAAGGAACACGACGGAACAAACCCAGTGGGACTGCCTGCGTCCAGAGCCATCCCAATCTGTcacagcgccacctgctggctcGGATGACCAGCCGTCGTCGGAGGGCGCCGATCACGGGAAGCCGCAGGGGCCCGGTTCTGGCTCGTTCCGGTTCTCCATCGCGTCGGCCTGGGACCGACCCCGGGGGGGCAGCctgctggggagggaggagaggagaggagccaAGAGCTCCTCCGACTCCCCGGAGGTCCCGGCCGGGAAGCCGGAGGAGGCCAAACCCAGACTGCAGCCCCTGAACCCTGGGTCAGGGGGGAAGGGCGAGGGAGGGCCGCCGGTGAAGGCCTCGTTCCCCTCCTCTAGGCGCGAGGAGGAGACGGTGGCAGCTCCAGAGGAGCCTAAACCAAAAGACCAGCCCAGAAACCTGGGGCTGTTTCAGGAGAGGACTAACCCTAATGCCAGGGGAAAGGAGGGCacggcccccaggggccccgcttggggggctgggggcgggggcgggggctccgTGCCGAAGCAGGTCGCCGTAGAGACGGCGACGAGAGGGGCGGAGGAAGGGAAGGATTCCAGAGAGACCCGGAGCAGGGGAtcggaggaggagagcgagggggagaagGATGAGAGGGCCACGTTTGGCGTGAGGCTGCGCTCCACCTCCCAGTCCGCCAAGTACCGCCAACGGGAAGCACCGAATCCAGAGACTAAACCCCCGAGCCTTAGTGTGGAGGGCTGCCCTCCGAGCCAGTCACCTGACCACCAAGCCAGTCTCCCCGGCCAATCGCGCGTCCCCCCGGGCAGCCCTTTTGGCCAATCACGCAACACCCAGGGTGGCCCTCTTGGCCAATCACGTGACACCCAGGGCAGCCCTTTTGGCCAATCACGTGACACCCAGGGCTGTCTGCAGGGCCAATCACGCAGCCCCCAGGCCCTGACCCCCACCAAACGCCCTGACCTCCTGAAGCAGCACAACGTGGCGGCTCAAGGCTCCCAGTCCCTGAGGCGAGAGGGCGAGGACAGGGGCGCCGTCCCGGGACACCCCTGCCTCAAGCCCCCCCTGCACAGGACGCGCACGTCCCCAAACTCCGACCTCCCCGCGTCTCCTGCGCACCCACCTTCCAccccctccagctccaccaAGTGTGACCacggggacagagagaggcccGGGGAGTCGAAGCGGGGGG aTGATGTTGATATGCCCACAGATCCATCTTTAGATTCAG GTCCAGCCCCCAAACCAGCGTCGGCCCCGCccaaggaggcggagcctgtggTGTCGGAGCCTGTGGCGTCAGAGCCGGCCTGGATGACCATGGCGAGGGAGAAAACCAGGAGCCTCCAGCAGATGTTCACCAGCAGACTGCCCCGGGAGTTTGCTGTGACCACGCCCACCGCCACGCCCACAGCCACGCCGAAACCCTCCCCGCTGCCCGCGCCCCTGACCCCCGTGCCCCCGACCCCTGCGCCCGGCCCCGCGCCCGGCCCCGCGCCCCAGCCCgccccacagcacccccctctGGCCATAGCATCAGGGAGGGGCGACAGGGCGCCCCAGGGCAGGGCAGACAGGGGCGCACCAACGGAAAAGACGAAGAACGAGAAGAACGAAAAGACGCCGCTGGCGGAGAGCGCAGCGCCCCCTAGTGATAAAAGGCAGGAGAGGACAGACCGATCCTTCCCAGTGGGGGGCAAG CAGACAGAAGCTAAAGCAGCCCCAGCTGAGACCCACAGCACAGCGGCTGCTGctccacacagagcagaggCCAAGATGGAGGGCAGACTGGCCTGCAGGGTCCACAGCTCAG AAGCAGCACCCAGCAGCACTCCTGCCccgagcagggagagagaggacaggcagCCAGTTCGGCCTGAGGTCCTGTCAGCAGCGCCTGCTGTGTCCAGCGGGGGGCAGCCATCTTGGATGGAACTGGCCAAGAGGAAGTCCCTAGCCTGGAGCGATAAGGCcatggactga